In Helianthus annuus cultivar XRQ/B chromosome 8, HanXRQr2.0-SUNRISE, whole genome shotgun sequence, a single genomic region encodes these proteins:
- the LOC110869898 gene encoding peptide-N4-(N-acetyl-beta-glucosaminyl)asparagine amidase A-like yields the protein MTIPKLIIIIIIILSVFFTKPIQSTTHFIKSTTNDTAPKQYFEVTHPLPTDNVTPSCSVNLLNHTFSNTTNSSSVTVNYTTPPDTCNWSVAILQFQAECKDEQYDRIAGIWIDGVELLRTSTAQPTENGSFWNVRKDVSRYSSVISQSNLTLTVMLQNLVNDEFTGVYDVNITLLFYSTSVRVPLSIVSEIHTSPSSRKLISVENDQEFGEEFYSNLALQLLYPYNKPADSIVPISASGGVNESFWFRIEDEFDVKTQKVKISNKTYKAVLELYVSFHGNDESWYMNPSDSYVETNHLSTGQAHGAYREVLVTIDGKLVGAVVPFPVISTRGINRLFWDPVVSIGAFNLPSYDIDLTPFLGLLLDDKNHTIGIKIADGISFWLVDANLHLWFDKSNVVKAKTLKSNVPTMEVQRSTNFELLDGEFEIQGERESKVTGWVYSSAGNLQTQCTEKIKFKSKLKYKEQGTKKEVDQRYKRKTRIKITNEVGKVVDSLEVKFKYPLKISIETKPGLDIDTSVMTTKVVQERSERFYGGKELMVLSHKQNCTGLVVVKGSFVLSGSAETQQNYNYNNGRGCYSRMVDVVGGVVVGDDTSSICVSDVDW from the coding sequence ATGACAATCCCcaagctcatcatcatcatcatcatcatcctctctGTGTTCTTCACAAAACCAATTCAATCAACAACACATTTCATCAAATCAACAACAAACGACACCGCTCCAAAACAATACTTCGAAGTCACCCACCCACTCCCCACCGACAACGTCACTCCGTCATGCTCCGTCAACCTACTCAACCACACATTTTCAAACACCACTAACAGTTCTTCCGTCACCGTTAACTACACAACACCACCTGACACATGTAACTGGTCCGTTGCCATCCTCCAGTTCCAAGCCGAATGTAAAGACGAGCAGTACGACCGTATTGCCGGAATCTGGATCGACGGCGTAGAGCTGTTGCGAACGAGTACGGCCCAACCGACTGAGAATGGAAGCTTCTGGAATGTTCGGAAGGATGTGAGTAGGTATTCTTCGGTTATTTCTCAGTCTAATCTCACACTCACTGTCATGCTTCAAAACCTAGTTAACGACGAGTTCACCGGCGTTTACGACGTTAATATCACTTTGCTTTTTTACTCTACTTCCGTTAGAGTTCCGTTATCCATAGTCTCGGAAATTCATACCTCTCCAAGTAGTAGAAAACTGATTTCTGTTGAAAATGATCAGGAATTTGGAGAGGAGTTCTATAGCAATTTAGCATTACAATTGTTATATCCGTATAATAAGCCTGCTGATTCGATCGTACCGATATCTGCATCTGGTGGTGTTAATGAGAGTTTTTGGTTTAGAATTGAAGATGAATTTGATGTTAAGACTCAAAAAGTTAAAATATCTAATAAAACATACAAAGCAGTGCTGGAATTGTATGTATCTTTTCATGGAAATGATGAATCCTGGTACATGAATCCTTCGGATTCATATGTAGAAACCAACCATTTGTCGACCGGACAAGCTCACGGTGCATACCGTGAAGTTTTGGTGACGATAGACGGGAAATTAGTCGGGGCTGTGGTTCCTTTTCCGGTTATATCCACCCGTGGAATTAATCGGCTGTTTTGGGATCCGGTTGTGTCGATTGGAGCTTTTAATCTTCCGTCTTATGATATAGATTTGACTCCATTTCTAGGGCTTCTTTTGGATGATAAGAATCATACAATTGGGATTAAAATTGCTGACGGTATTTCATTTTGGCTTGTGGATGCAAATCTGCATCTTTGGTTTGATAAGTCGAATGTTGTTAAAGCGAAGACTCTGAAGTCGAATGTCCCGACAATGGAGGTTCAACGTAGCACTAATTTCGAACTTCTTGATGGAGAGTTCGAGATACAGGGAGAACGAGAGAGTAAAGTTACTGGTTGGGTGTATTCAAGCGCGGGCAATCTTCAAACTCAATGTACAGAAAAGATCAAGTTCAAGAGCAAACTTAAGTATAAAGAGCAAGGTACCAAGAAAGAAGTTGATCAGAGGTACAAAAGGAAAACTAGAATCAAGATCACAAATGAAGTTGGTAAGGTGGTTGACAGTTTAGAAGTGAAATTTAAGTATCCTTTGAAGATCTCCATTGAAACGAAGCCTGGATTAGACATTGATACCTCTGTGATGACAACAAAAGTGGTGCAAGAACGGAGCGAGCGGTTTTATGGTGGTAAAGAGTTGATGGTTTTGAGCCACAAACAGAATTGTACTGGTTTGGTGGTGGTGAAGGGTAGTTTTGTGCTGTCGGGTTCGGCAGAAACTCAACAGAATTACAATTATAACAATGGTCGTGGTTGTTATTCTCGAATGGTTGATGTGGTGGGTGGTGTTGTTGTTGGGGATGATACGAGCTCGATTTGTGTCTCAGATGTCGATTGGTAG